In the Kitasatospora terrestris genome, one interval contains:
- a CDS encoding fibronectin type III domain-containing protein: protein MHARTRRTRLPAAGVAALLAAAAAVTVPSTAHAANILTNPGFETGTLSGWSCSGGTGSVVTTPVHSGSKALAGAASASDNAKCTQTVQVQPNTTYSLSGWVRGAYVYLGVTGGTSTWTPSAANWQQLSVSFTTGAAQTTAEIYTNGWYGQGTYYADDISLDGPGGGGDTQAPTVPGSLASTGKTANSVSLSWTASTDNVGVTAYDVYQGGALVTTVTGTSATVGGLAANTAYTFTVKARDAAGNASAASNALTVTTNPTGGDTQAPTAPGSLASTAKTTSSVSLSWTASTDNVGVTAYDVYRGSTLATTVTGTSATVGGLAANTAYTFTVKARDAAGNTSAASNALTVTTDPSTGGTGFKQAAPYLYNGWGNPPAATTVMNATGIKWFTMAFILSSGGCNASWDGQRPLTGGVDQQTINSVRAAGGDVVPSFGGWSGNKLGPNCADANALAGAYQSVISAYNLKAIDIDIENTDEFENYTVQDRILGALKIVKQNNPGLRTIVTFGTSTSGPTAAGNRLIEQSKAIGADIDVFTIMPFDFGNASTNMYTATVSAATGLKNKLKSTFGWDDATAYAHLGISGMNGLSDNNETTTVQNWTDIRDWANTNHIARLAFWSVNRDRGCAGGGLQETCSGIAQNDWQFTSITAGFTG from the coding sequence GTGCACGCCCGCACCCGCCGCACCCGCCTGCCCGCCGCCGGCGTGGCCGCCCTGCTGGCGGCGGCCGCCGCCGTCACCGTGCCGAGCACCGCGCACGCCGCGAACATCCTGACCAACCCCGGCTTCGAGACCGGCACGCTCTCCGGCTGGTCCTGCTCGGGCGGCACCGGCTCGGTCGTCACCACCCCCGTGCACTCCGGCAGCAAGGCCCTGGCCGGCGCCGCCAGTGCGAGCGACAACGCCAAGTGCACCCAGACCGTCCAGGTCCAGCCGAACACGACCTACAGCCTCTCCGGCTGGGTCCGCGGCGCCTACGTGTACCTGGGCGTCACCGGCGGCACCTCCACCTGGACGCCGTCCGCCGCCAACTGGCAGCAGCTGTCGGTCTCCTTCACCACCGGCGCCGCGCAGACCACCGCCGAGATCTACACCAACGGCTGGTACGGCCAGGGCACCTACTACGCGGACGACATCAGCCTGGACGGCCCCGGCGGGGGCGGCGACACCCAGGCGCCGACCGTGCCCGGCTCGCTGGCCTCCACCGGCAAGACCGCGAACTCGGTCTCGCTCTCCTGGACGGCCTCCACCGACAACGTCGGCGTCACCGCCTACGACGTCTACCAGGGCGGAGCCCTGGTCACCACGGTCACCGGCACCAGCGCCACCGTCGGCGGCCTGGCCGCGAACACCGCCTACACCTTCACCGTCAAGGCCCGTGACGCGGCCGGCAACGCCTCCGCCGCCTCCAACGCGCTGACCGTCACCACCAACCCCACCGGTGGCGACACCCAGGCGCCCACCGCGCCCGGCTCGCTGGCCTCCACCGCCAAGACCACCAGCTCGGTCTCGCTCTCCTGGACGGCCTCCACCGACAACGTCGGCGTCACCGCCTACGACGTCTACCGGGGCTCCACGCTCGCCACCACGGTCACCGGCACCAGCGCCACCGTCGGCGGCCTGGCCGCGAACACCGCCTACACCTTCACGGTCAAGGCCCGCGACGCGGCCGGCAACACCTCGGCGGCCTCCAACGCGCTGACCGTCACCACCGACCCGAGCACCGGCGGCACCGGCTTCAAGCAGGCCGCGCCGTACCTGTACAACGGCTGGGGCAACCCGCCGGCCGCCACCACCGTGATGAACGCGACCGGCATCAAGTGGTTCACCATGGCGTTCATCCTCTCCTCGGGCGGCTGCAACGCCTCCTGGGACGGGCAGCGCCCGCTGACCGGCGGCGTCGACCAGCAGACGATCAACTCGGTGCGGGCGGCCGGCGGCGACGTCGTCCCGTCCTTCGGCGGCTGGTCGGGCAACAAGCTCGGCCCGAACTGCGCCGACGCCAACGCCCTGGCCGGTGCCTACCAGTCGGTGATCAGCGCCTACAACCTCAAGGCGATCGACATCGACATCGAGAACACCGACGAGTTCGAGAACTACACCGTCCAGGACCGGATCCTCGGCGCCCTGAAGATCGTCAAGCAGAACAACCCCGGCCTGAGGACCATCGTCACCTTCGGCACCTCGACCTCCGGCCCGACCGCGGCCGGCAACCGCCTGATCGAGCAGTCCAAGGCGATCGGCGCCGACATCGACGTCTTCACCATCATGCCGTTCGACTTCGGCAACGCCTCGACCAACATGTACACCGCCACCGTGAGCGCGGCCACCGGCCTCAAGAACAAGCTGAAGTCCACCTTCGGCTGGGACGACGCCACCGCCTACGCCCACCTCGGCATCTCCGGCATGAACGGTCTCAGCGACAACAACGAGACCACCACCGTCCAGAACTGGACCGACATCCGCGACTGGGCCAACACCAACCACATCGCCCGCCTGGCGTTCTGGTCGGTCAACCGCGACCGCGGCTGCGCCGGCGGCGGCCTGCAGGAAACCTGCTCCGGCATCGCCCAGAACGACTGGCAGTTCACCTCCATCACCGCCGGCTTCACCGGCTGA
- the tdh gene encoding L-threonine 3-dehydrogenase, which translates to MKALVKQNAEPGLWMIDVPEPEIGPGDVLIKVLRTGICGTDLHIRKWDGWAQQTIRTPMTIGHEFVGEVAAIGAAVADVNVGDLVSGEGHLVCGKCRNCLAGRRHLCRNTVGLGVNRDGAFAEYVALPASNVWVHRVPVDLDVAAIFDPFGNAVHTALSFPLVGEDVLVTGAGPIGIMAAAVARHAGARNVMITDVSEYRLELARQVGVSLALDVSKHTIEEGQQKLGLREGFDVGLEMSGRPEAMQSMIANMTHGGKIAMLGLPANDFPVDWARIVTSMITIKGIYGREMFETWYAMSVLLEGGLDLSPVITGRYAAADFDAAFDEAASGNCGKVILDWTV; encoded by the coding sequence GTGAAGGCACTCGTCAAGCAGAACGCCGAACCCGGACTCTGGATGATCGACGTCCCCGAGCCGGAGATCGGCCCCGGCGACGTGCTGATCAAGGTGCTGCGCACCGGCATCTGCGGCACCGACCTGCACATCCGCAAGTGGGACGGCTGGGCCCAGCAGACGATCCGCACGCCGATGACCATCGGCCACGAGTTCGTCGGCGAGGTCGCCGCGATCGGCGCGGCCGTCGCCGACGTCAACGTCGGCGACCTGGTCAGCGGCGAGGGCCACCTGGTCTGCGGCAAGTGCCGCAACTGCCTGGCCGGCCGCCGCCACCTGTGCCGCAACACCGTCGGCCTCGGCGTCAACCGCGACGGCGCCTTCGCCGAGTACGTGGCGCTGCCGGCGAGCAACGTCTGGGTGCACCGGGTGCCGGTCGACCTGGACGTCGCCGCGATCTTCGACCCGTTCGGCAACGCCGTGCACACCGCGCTCTCCTTCCCGCTGGTCGGCGAGGACGTGCTGGTCACCGGCGCCGGCCCGATCGGCATCATGGCCGCCGCCGTCGCCCGGCACGCCGGCGCCCGCAACGTGATGATCACCGACGTCTCCGAGTACCGGCTGGAGCTCGCCCGCCAGGTGGGCGTCTCGCTGGCGCTGGACGTCTCCAAGCACACCATCGAGGAGGGCCAGCAGAAGCTCGGCCTGCGCGAGGGCTTCGACGTCGGCCTGGAGATGTCCGGCCGCCCCGAGGCCATGCAGTCGATGATCGCCAACATGACCCACGGCGGGAAGATCGCCATGCTGGGCCTGCCGGCGAACGACTTCCCGGTCGACTGGGCGCGGATCGTCACCTCGATGATCACCATCAAGGGCATCTACGGCCGCGAGATGTTCGAGACCTGGTACGCGATGTCCGTCCTGCTGGAGGGCGGTCTCGACCTCAGCCCCGTGATCACCGGCCGCTACGCCGCCGCCGACTTCGACGCCGCCTTCGACGAGGCCGCGAGCGGCAACTGCGGCAAGGTCATCCTCGACTGGACCGTCTGA
- a CDS encoding glycine C-acetyltransferase, whose amino-acid sequence MFDNVRDDLAATLTEIREAGLFKPERVIGSPQSASVTVTSGTGGEVLNFCANNYLGLADHPEVIAAAKDALDRWGYGMASVRFICGTQDVHKELEQRLSHFLGQEDTILYSSCFDANGGVFETLLDERDAVISDALNHASIIDGIRLSKARRHRYANRDLADLEKQLQASQDARRRLIVTDGVFSMDGYIAPLAEICDLADRYDAMVMVDDSHAVGFVGPGGRGTPELHGVMDRVDIITGTLGKALGGASGGYVAARREIVALLRQRSRPYLFSNSLAPVIAAASLKVLDLLETSDDLRERLAANTALFRTKMTEAGFEILPGEHAIAPVMIGDAARAGRLAELLLERGVYVIGFSYPVVPHGQARIRVQLSAAHSTEDVERAVAAFIDAREALDA is encoded by the coding sequence GTGTTCGACAACGTCCGCGACGACCTCGCCGCCACGCTGACCGAGATCCGCGAGGCCGGACTGTTCAAGCCCGAGCGGGTCATCGGCAGCCCGCAGTCCGCCTCCGTGACGGTCACCTCCGGCACCGGCGGCGAGGTGCTGAACTTCTGCGCCAACAACTACCTGGGCCTGGCCGACCACCCCGAGGTGATCGCGGCCGCCAAGGACGCGCTGGACCGCTGGGGCTACGGCATGGCGTCCGTGCGCTTCATCTGCGGCACCCAGGACGTGCACAAGGAGCTGGAGCAGCGGCTGTCGCACTTCCTCGGGCAGGAGGACACGATCCTCTACTCGTCCTGCTTCGACGCCAACGGCGGCGTCTTCGAGACCCTGCTGGACGAGCGCGACGCGGTGATCTCCGACGCGCTCAACCACGCGTCGATCATCGACGGCATCCGGCTCTCCAAGGCCCGCCGCCACCGCTACGCCAACCGCGACCTCGCCGACCTGGAGAAGCAGCTCCAGGCCTCGCAGGACGCCCGCCGCCGCCTGATCGTCACCGACGGCGTGTTCTCGATGGACGGCTACATCGCCCCGCTGGCGGAGATCTGCGACCTGGCCGACCGCTACGACGCCATGGTCATGGTCGACGACTCGCACGCCGTCGGCTTCGTCGGCCCCGGCGGGCGCGGCACCCCCGAGCTGCACGGCGTGATGGACCGGGTCGACATCATCACCGGCACCCTGGGCAAGGCCCTCGGCGGGGCCAGCGGCGGCTACGTCGCCGCGCGCCGCGAGATCGTCGCCCTGCTGCGCCAGCGCTCGCGCCCGTACCTGTTCTCCAACTCGCTGGCGCCGGTCATCGCCGCAGCCTCGCTGAAGGTCCTCGACCTGCTGGAGACCTCCGACGACCTGCGCGAGCGGCTCGCGGCCAACACCGCGCTGTTCCGGACGAAGATGACCGAGGCGGGCTTCGAGATCCTGCCCGGCGAGCACGCCATCGCCCCGGTCATGATCGGCGACGCGGCGCGGGCCGGCCGGCTCGCCGAGCTGCTGCTGGAGCGCGGCGTGTACGTGATCGGGTTCTCCTACCCGGTCGTCCCGCACGGCCAGGCCCGGATCCGGGTCCAGCTCTCCGCCGCCCACTCCACCGAGGACGTGGAGCGCGCCGTGGCCGCCTTCATCGACGCCCGCGAGGCGCTCGACGCCTGA
- a CDS encoding phosphatase PAP2 family protein: protein MRDHLSAATPEATGGVAHGPRAPRAPYPGRAVGGADGPGPAAGVGQRAGPAVGGADGPGPVAGGGQRGGSTARGVPYPGRAARAVPRPAAVAAGLAALLAVAALRGPPAAAAGGVAALALALAALLPARPVPRGGAVAAGAALGGAVALQPGLLLLALPLWRCRGRTAALTALAVPAAVLAADPAGAIGRWSPGGEAGLGDQSLLGVGHRLGVHGLPLLLGWSAVAAVAVLLALRRSARLAADGQRLLALGVLGCAATALAPTARPADLGWLLLAGSGRLGRRPEDRTLWPLTAAVLVLLPSSVLDPGIEPFTGVLLRNAPALALLAVACALRFRIRRDPCWEVRRAAPPPRPSGRRGVPLLPAALRPLSRPNLLLELLLIQVCYAGYTWVRNAAPARASEAVAHALEVARVERLLGLDIERTVNTWALRATWLLKAAHGYYTLLHFAVPLTVLAWLYVRHPARYRPARTVLFAATGLALVGFWGYPLAPPRLTPGLGLRDTPYGTPDSAPLGPLTVLTNQYAAMPSLHIAWAAWCALAVVTTARGPLLRALAVGYPLVTLFVVVATANHWVLDAVGGAAVLTAGVAVQCLLTGRAPPPGWQN from the coding sequence ATGCGCGACCACCTGTCCGCCGCGACGCCCGAGGCGACCGGCGGCGTGGCCCACGGCCCCCGCGCGCCAAGAGCGCCGTACCCCGGCCGCGCCGTCGGGGGAGCGGACGGCCCGGGGCCCGCGGCCGGCGTCGGGCAGCGCGCGGGGCCTGCCGTCGGGGGAGCGGACGGCCCGGGGCCTGTCGCCGGCGGCGGGCAGCGCGGGGGTTCGACCGCTCGCGGGGTGCCGTACCCGGGCCGCGCCGCCCGCGCGGTGCCCCGGCCGGCCGCCGTGGCGGCCGGCCTCGCGGCCCTCCTCGCGGTCGCGGCGCTCCGAGGCCCGCCCGCGGCCGCCGCCGGCGGGGTCGCGGCCCTCGCGCTGGCGCTCGCCGCCCTCCTGCCCGCCCGGCCGGTGCCGCGTGGCGGCGCCGTGGCCGCAGGCGCGGCGCTCGGCGGAGCCGTCGCGCTCCAGCCCGGCCTGCTGCTCCTCGCCCTGCCGCTGTGGCGGTGCCGGGGCCGGACCGCGGCGCTGACCGCGCTCGCCGTCCCGGCCGCCGTCCTCGCCGCCGACCCCGCCGGCGCGATCGGGCGCTGGTCGCCGGGTGGAGAGGCCGGCCTCGGCGACCAGTCGCTGCTCGGGGTGGGGCACCGGCTCGGCGTCCACGGGCTGCCACTGCTGCTCGGCTGGTCGGCGGTCGCCGCCGTCGCCGTGCTGCTCGCGCTCCGCCGCAGCGCCCGGCTTGCCGCCGACGGGCAGCGGCTGCTCGCGCTCGGTGTGCTCGGCTGCGCCGCCACCGCGCTCGCCCCGACGGCCCGTCCGGCGGACCTGGGCTGGCTGCTGCTCGCGGGCAGCGGACGGCTCGGCCGCCGCCCGGAGGACCGCACGCTCTGGCCGCTCACGGCAGCCGTGCTGGTCCTGCTGCCGAGCAGCGTCCTGGACCCCGGGATCGAACCGTTCACCGGGGTGCTGCTGCGCAACGCCCCCGCCCTGGCCCTGCTCGCGGTGGCCTGCGCGCTGCGCTTCCGCATCCGCCGGGACCCGTGCTGGGAGGTCCGCCGCGCAGCGCCGCCGCCCCGCCCGTCCGGCCGGCGTGGCGTCCCGCTGCTGCCCGCCGCCCTCCGCCCGCTGTCCCGGCCCAACCTGCTCCTGGAACTGCTGCTGATCCAGGTCTGCTACGCGGGGTACACCTGGGTCCGCAACGCCGCGCCCGCCCGCGCCTCCGAGGCCGTGGCCCACGCCCTGGAGGTCGCCCGGGTCGAGCGGCTCCTCGGCCTGGACATCGAGCGGACGGTCAACACCTGGGCACTCCGGGCGACTTGGCTGCTGAAGGCGGCCCACGGCTACTACACCCTGCTGCACTTCGCCGTTCCGCTCACCGTCCTCGCCTGGCTGTACGTGCGCCACCCGGCCCGCTACCGCCCCGCGCGGACGGTGCTGTTCGCGGCGACCGGCCTGGCCCTGGTCGGTTTCTGGGGCTACCCGCTCGCCCCGCCCCGGCTGACCCCCGGCCTCGGCCTGCGGGACACCCCGTACGGCACACCGGACAGTGCGCCGCTCGGCCCGCTGACCGTGCTGACCAACCAGTACGCGGCGATGCCGTCGCTGCACATCGCGTGGGCGGCCTGGTGCGCGCTGGCGGTGGTGACCACCGCGCGCGGCCCGCTGCTGCGGGCCCTGGCGGTCGGGTACCCGCTGGTCACGCTGTTCGTGGTGGTGGCGACCGCGAACCACTGGGTGCTGGACGCGGTGGGCGGGGCGGCCGTGCTGACGGCGGGCGTCGCGGTCCAGTGCCTGCTCACGGGCAGGGCACCTCCACCCGGCTGGCAGAATTGA
- a CDS encoding LysR family transcriptional regulator, producing the protein MIDARRLRTLRAVADHRTVTAAAAALYLTPSAVSQQLAALEQETGHSLLLRDGRGVRLTAAGEILLGHADAVLAQLERAEADLAAYSAGAAGEVTVAAFATGIALVLAPAIAALAESAPGVRLKVLDAEGDASLPMLLDGQADLAVAVEYRGAPRADDRRLTRLPLYAEPFQAVLPLTHPLAGTEAPLAVADLAAEPWIGPYPGNPCHDVVLLACEHAGFQPRLVHSSDDFRAVVALASAGAGVALVPRSALRGSDLAGVAVRPVDSELATRKVFAAVRSGAEQHPLIRPVLDALAGAAAGLDRTESADLTTS; encoded by the coding sequence GTGATCGACGCACGACGGCTGCGGACCCTGCGGGCCGTGGCCGACCACCGGACCGTGACGGCCGCCGCCGCGGCGCTGTACCTGACGCCCTCGGCGGTGTCGCAGCAGCTGGCCGCGCTGGAGCAGGAGACCGGGCACAGCCTGCTGCTGCGGGACGGCCGCGGGGTGCGGCTGACCGCGGCGGGGGAGATCCTGCTCGGCCACGCGGACGCGGTGCTCGCCCAGCTGGAGCGCGCCGAGGCCGACCTCGCGGCGTACAGCGCGGGCGCCGCCGGCGAGGTCACCGTGGCGGCCTTCGCCACCGGCATCGCCCTGGTGCTGGCCCCCGCCATCGCCGCGCTCGCGGAGTCCGCGCCCGGGGTGCGGCTCAAGGTGCTGGACGCCGAGGGCGACGCCAGCCTGCCGATGCTGCTGGACGGCCAGGCGGACCTGGCGGTCGCCGTCGAGTACCGGGGCGCGCCGCGCGCGGACGACCGCCGGCTGACCCGGCTGCCGCTGTACGCGGAGCCCTTCCAGGCGGTGCTGCCGCTGACCCACCCGCTGGCCGGCACCGAAGCGCCGCTCGCGGTCGCCGACCTGGCCGCCGAACCCTGGATCGGACCCTACCCGGGCAACCCCTGCCACGACGTGGTGCTGCTCGCCTGCGAGCACGCCGGTTTCCAGCCGCGCCTGGTGCACTCCTCGGACGACTTCCGGGCGGTCGTCGCGCTCGCCTCGGCGGGGGCCGGGGTCGCGCTGGTGCCCCGCTCGGCACTGCGCGGGAGCGACCTGGCGGGGGTGGCGGTGCGTCCGGTGGACAGCGAACTGGCCACCCGCAAGGTGTTCGCGGCGGTGCGCAGCGGAGCCGAGCAGCACCCCCTGATCCGCCCGGTCCTGGACGCGCTGGCCGGCGCCGCCGCCGGGCTGGACCGAACCGAATCGGCCGATCTCACGACATCCTGA
- a CDS encoding Gfo/Idh/MocA family oxidoreductase has product MPVAVIGLGDIAQKAYLPVLTAQPGLDLRLMTRDRAKVERIGDAYRIPHRYTDLGAVIDSGIRAAFVHAATDQHVPIVEQLLRAGVDVYVDKPLAYDLAGARRLVELADTTGRSLLVGFNRRYAPGYLLAQERPRDLIVLQKHREGLPEAARTLVYDDFIHVVDTLRFLAPGEIEHVDVRSRVRDGLVEHLVLTLAGHGFTALGIMNRVSGSTEEVLEVSGGNAKREVHNLAEVVDHHGQPSLRRRGDWVPVARQRGIEQVVLHFLDAVRHGKVLDAHDALATHELCETVVERIAAG; this is encoded by the coding sequence ATCCCGGTGGCGGTGATCGGACTCGGCGACATCGCCCAGAAGGCGTACCTCCCGGTCCTCACCGCCCAACCCGGCCTGGATCTGCGGCTGATGACCCGCGACCGGGCCAAGGTCGAGCGCATCGGCGACGCGTACCGCATCCCGCACCGCTACACCGACCTCGGCGCGGTGATCGACAGCGGCATCCGGGCCGCCTTCGTGCACGCCGCCACCGACCAGCACGTGCCGATCGTCGAACAGCTGCTGCGGGCCGGCGTCGACGTGTACGTGGACAAGCCGCTGGCGTACGACCTGGCGGGCGCCCGGCGGCTGGTCGAGCTCGCCGACACCACCGGCCGGTCGCTGCTGGTCGGCTTCAACCGCCGCTACGCGCCCGGCTACCTGCTCGCCCAGGAACGGCCGCGCGACCTGATCGTCCTGCAGAAGCACCGCGAGGGGCTGCCGGAGGCCGCCCGCACCCTGGTGTACGACGACTTCATCCACGTCGTCGACACCCTGCGCTTCCTCGCCCCCGGCGAGATCGAGCACGTCGACGTCCGCTCCCGGGTGCGCGACGGCCTGGTCGAGCACCTGGTGCTCACCCTGGCCGGTCACGGCTTCACCGCGCTCGGCATCATGAACCGCGTCTCCGGCTCCACCGAGGAGGTGCTGGAGGTCTCCGGCGGCAACGCCAAGCGCGAGGTGCACAACCTCGCCGAGGTGGTCGACCACCACGGCCAGCCCTCGCTGCGCCGCCGCGGCGACTGGGTGCCGGTCGCCCGCCAGCGCGGCATCGAGCAGGTGGTGCTGCACTTCCTGGACGCGGTGCGGCACGGCAAGGTGCTGGACGCCCACGACGCCCTGGCCACCCACGAGTTGTGCGAGACGGTGGTCGAGCGGATCGCCGCCGGCTGA